The following coding sequences lie in one Glycine max cultivar Williams 82 chromosome 19, Glycine_max_v4.0, whole genome shotgun sequence genomic window:
- the LOC102659913 gene encoding uncharacterized protein isoform X1: MAEASSPRSQTSSSPGGYTVKDANEEDQFRETELFEDSFVLNSPFTEMEVENLNLNTEIVEDTEPAEDMTTGTMCEYEQVVLDSEDEEMNDRGVGKGFLKDETSPTVKIHSTLFQKRQPKPPCEQVDANATTFGKSTAGYKGALVDADGFDDNNHLYPPAMLSHIHSPEPGDSTEAALGFVDQYLSSNDVDLFQVIHYGKTTREKSPYVLSSRGPLNLAKKIKARTQSEEKEPFKWVDSCQHDNKAGIFGKKIEESSNFGRYKQTYTRKRQKEGGHLQGQGNCNTSNRCDEKLRQGPRTETENNNSLKELDVQPSAISENVNVYSSVTHIEDLYDIGLDTQIAAEAMNALAFVPPSGCQFNDTHQPENALDGSLSDLTENEALLKNSSEIQNPGLHSITIKSNKKNPSSSRFSKITFSSSCKHTDKQEPSLVSWKMKKMRSKPNSEGQIDNNTSLPICSKHVLLEAVCSLGESTSLQPAAEEPKDWNNESRQTRIKDQPSHHTEGNNNVTEKGIKHKRKGSGLVAEPVKFGVRTKRLKLPTNSCTVARKSRLNHLAQVSPQLSAISSFSRPDSWVYPKRSRGKRKGDNVGTNLNAPTVVCIDGKENNVFSPRGLEDQDDVDKPCFPHTHPLCNASCVDNARCLLQGNFVPPGSAGDAMKVDNLHDMHPLLLAHVELSSNKSIAQSRSEIPATVTASKGIKVSNANHTYTEHHKKPCEKSLPKTSVSVLKELIRLGVPEFTSDMMWKHLRHRRDMTDVQVLFSQHLDDSIIKQQKKILARLNISVASSSIEATHFIADKFTRTKNMLETMALGKLVVNHLWLESCGQANCFIDEENYILRDMKKEKQIGFNMPVSLAQARQKPLLKGKRVYITPHIKPDKEVLVSLVTDVHGQVVDESGVCADMNDNSLDDLLILSCEDDYAICHRFLKRGTAVYSPELVLNGIVIQKLELERHQLFMNQDTRNNPRVSNRFGKIYRRR; encoded by the exons ATGGCTGAGGCTTCTTCGCCTCGCTCTCAAACTTCATCATCCCCTGGCG GATATACAGTTAAAGACGCAAATGAAGAGGATCAATTTAGGGAAACTGAGCTCTTCGAGGACTCCTTTGTGCTCAATAGTCCATTCACTGAAATGGAGGTTGAAAACCTTAATCTGAACACTGAGATTGTAGAGGATACGGAGCCTGCAGAGGACATGACAACTGGTACAATGTGTGAGTATGAACAAGTTGTGCTCGACAGTGAGGACGAAGAAATGAATGATAGAGGTGTTGGCAAAGGATTTCTTAAGGATGAAACTAGTCCAACAGTGAAAATTCATTCGACTCTCTTTCAAAAGAGACAGCCCAAGCCACCTTGTGAGCAAGTAGATGCAAATGCCACCACTTTTGGGAAGTCTACTGCTG GGTACAAAGGAGCTTTAGTTGATGCTGACGGCTTTGATGACAACAACCATTTATATCCACCTGCAATGCTAAGTCACATTCACTCACCAGAGCCTGGGGATTCCACTGAAGCTGCACTTGGCTTTGTGGATCAGTACTTGTCATCAAATGATGTGGACTTGTTTCAAGTAATTCATTATGGAAAGACCACTAGGGAGAAATCACCTTATGTCTTGAGTTCTAGAGGACCACTAAATCTGGCTAAGAAAATTAAAGCTCGAACtcaaagtgaagaaaaagaaCCTTTCAAATGGGTTGATAGTTGCCAACATGACAACAAAGCTggtatttttggtaaaaaaattgaagaatctTCAAATTTTGGAAGATACAAACAGACATATACgagaaaaagacaaaaagaagGTGGCCATCTTCAGGGACAAGGAAACTGTAATACAAGTAATAGATGTGATGAGAAGTTACGCCAAGGACCAAGAACGGAAACTGAAAATAATAACTCTCTCAAGGAATTGGATGTTCAACCAAGTGCTATAAGTGAGAATGTTAATGTTTATTCCAGTGTAACACATATAGAAGACTTGTATGATATTGGTTTAGACACTCAAATAGCTGCTGAAGCTATGAATGCCTTAGCCTTTGTGCCCCCTTCTGGCTGCCAGTTCAATGATACTCATCAACCAGAGAATGCATTAGATGGCTCTTTGAGCGACTTGACAGAAAATGAAGCTCTTCTGAAGAATTCTTCAGAGATTCAGAATCCTGGTTTACATTCTATcacaataaaatcaaataagaaaaatccATCTTCCTCTAGATTTAGTAAAATAACTTTTAGCTCTTCTTGCAAGCACACTGACAAGCAGGAGCCAAGTCTTGTATcatggaaaatgaaaaaaatgagaagcaAGCCAAATTCTGAGGGACAGATTGATAATAATACTAGTTTGCCAATATGCAGTAAACATGTATTGCTTGAAGCGGTTTGCTCACTGGGAGAGTCCACAAGTTTGCAACCTGCTGCTGAAGAACCTAAGGATTGGAACAATGAGAGCAGGCAGACAAGAATCAAAGATCAACCAAGTCATCATACAGAGGGGAACAATAATGTTACGGAGAAGGGTATAAAACACAAGAGGAAGGGGAGTGGTTTAGTGGCTGAACCAGTGAAGTTTGGTGTTAGGACAAAGCGTCTTAAATTGCCTACCAATTCATGTACAGTTGCTAGGAAAAGCAGGTTGAATCATCTGGCTCAAGTTAGTCCACAGTTATCTGCAATCAGCAGTTTTTCAAGGCCTGATTCTTGGGTTTATCCAAAAAGATCGAGAGGGAAAAGAAAGGGGGATAATGTGGGAACCAATCTTAATGCACCAACAGTTGTGTGTATtgatggaaaagaaaataatgttttctcCCCTAGAGGTCTAGAGGATCAAGATGATGTGGATAAACCATGTTTTCCTCACACCCATCCACTCTGCAATGCTTCATGTGTAGACAATGCCAGATGCTTGTTGCAGGGGAACTTTGTGCCACCAGGTTCAGCTGGTGATGCAATGAAGGTAGATAACTTGCATGATATGCACCCGTTATTGCTGGCACATGTTGAACTATCATCAAACAAAAGCATCGCACAATCGAGATCAGAAATTCCAGCTACAGTTACTGCAAGCAAAGGCATAAAAGTTTCAAATGCTAACCATACATACACTGAGCATCACAAAAAGCCATGTGAAAAATCCCTGCCAAAGACTTCGGTTTCAGTTTTGAAAGAGCTTATCAGATTAGGAGTTCCTGAGTTCACGTCAGATATGATGTGGAAGCATCTGAGACATCGAAGAGATATGACAGATGTTCAAGTACTGTTTAGCCAACATTTGGATGACAGTATTATCAAGCAGCAAAAAAAG ATCTTGGCACGTCTCAATATATCTGTTGCGTCAAGTTCAATCGAGGCCACACATTTCATAGCAGACAAATTTACACGCACAAAGAATATGTTGGAAACAATGGCTCTTGGGAAATTAGTTGTGAATCACTTATGGCTTGAGAGCTGTGGACAAGCCAACTGTTTTATTGACGAGGAAAATTACATTCTGAGGgatatgaaaaaggaaaagcaaATAGGCTTTAACATGCCTGTTTCTCTTGCTCAAGCAAGACAAAAGCCGCTCCTAAAG GGTAAAAGAGTCTACATCACGCCACATATTAAACCTGATAAGGAAGTTCTTGTAAGTTTGGTCACCGATGTTCATGGCCAG GTAGTTGATGAAAGTGGGGTGTGCGCAGACATGAATGATAATAGCTTAGATGATCTGTTGATTCTTTCTTGTGAAGACGACTATGCAATATGCCACCGTTTCCTTAAGAGAG GAACTGCAGTTTACAGCCCAGAGCTTGTTCTGAATGGAATTGTAATCCAAAAATTGGAACTGGAGAG ACACCAACTCTTCATGAATCAAGATACAAGGAATAACCCAAGAGTGTCTAATCGGTTTGGGAAGATTTACAGAAGGCGTTGA
- the LOC102659913 gene encoding uncharacterized protein isoform X2: MAEASSPRSQTSSSPGVKDANEEDQFRETELFEDSFVLNSPFTEMEVENLNLNTEIVEDTEPAEDMTTGTMCEYEQVVLDSEDEEMNDRGVGKGFLKDETSPTVKIHSTLFQKRQPKPPCEQVDANATTFGKSTAGYKGALVDADGFDDNNHLYPPAMLSHIHSPEPGDSTEAALGFVDQYLSSNDVDLFQVIHYGKTTREKSPYVLSSRGPLNLAKKIKARTQSEEKEPFKWVDSCQHDNKAGIFGKKIEESSNFGRYKQTYTRKRQKEGGHLQGQGNCNTSNRCDEKLRQGPRTETENNNSLKELDVQPSAISENVNVYSSVTHIEDLYDIGLDTQIAAEAMNALAFVPPSGCQFNDTHQPENALDGSLSDLTENEALLKNSSEIQNPGLHSITIKSNKKNPSSSRFSKITFSSSCKHTDKQEPSLVSWKMKKMRSKPNSEGQIDNNTSLPICSKHVLLEAVCSLGESTSLQPAAEEPKDWNNESRQTRIKDQPSHHTEGNNNVTEKGIKHKRKGSGLVAEPVKFGVRTKRLKLPTNSCTVARKSRLNHLAQVSPQLSAISSFSRPDSWVYPKRSRGKRKGDNVGTNLNAPTVVCIDGKENNVFSPRGLEDQDDVDKPCFPHTHPLCNASCVDNARCLLQGNFVPPGSAGDAMKVDNLHDMHPLLLAHVELSSNKSIAQSRSEIPATVTASKGIKVSNANHTYTEHHKKPCEKSLPKTSVSVLKELIRLGVPEFTSDMMWKHLRHRRDMTDVQVLFSQHLDDSIIKQQKKILARLNISVASSSIEATHFIADKFTRTKNMLETMALGKLVVNHLWLESCGQANCFIDEENYILRDMKKEKQIGFNMPVSLAQARQKPLLKGKRVYITPHIKPDKEVLVSLVTDVHGQVVDESGVCADMNDNSLDDLLILSCEDDYAICHRFLKRGTAVYSPELVLNGIVIQKLELERHQLFMNQDTRNNPRVSNRFGKIYRRR, from the exons ATGGCTGAGGCTTCTTCGCCTCGCTCTCAAACTTCATCATCCCCTGGCG TTAAAGACGCAAATGAAGAGGATCAATTTAGGGAAACTGAGCTCTTCGAGGACTCCTTTGTGCTCAATAGTCCATTCACTGAAATGGAGGTTGAAAACCTTAATCTGAACACTGAGATTGTAGAGGATACGGAGCCTGCAGAGGACATGACAACTGGTACAATGTGTGAGTATGAACAAGTTGTGCTCGACAGTGAGGACGAAGAAATGAATGATAGAGGTGTTGGCAAAGGATTTCTTAAGGATGAAACTAGTCCAACAGTGAAAATTCATTCGACTCTCTTTCAAAAGAGACAGCCCAAGCCACCTTGTGAGCAAGTAGATGCAAATGCCACCACTTTTGGGAAGTCTACTGCTG GGTACAAAGGAGCTTTAGTTGATGCTGACGGCTTTGATGACAACAACCATTTATATCCACCTGCAATGCTAAGTCACATTCACTCACCAGAGCCTGGGGATTCCACTGAAGCTGCACTTGGCTTTGTGGATCAGTACTTGTCATCAAATGATGTGGACTTGTTTCAAGTAATTCATTATGGAAAGACCACTAGGGAGAAATCACCTTATGTCTTGAGTTCTAGAGGACCACTAAATCTGGCTAAGAAAATTAAAGCTCGAACtcaaagtgaagaaaaagaaCCTTTCAAATGGGTTGATAGTTGCCAACATGACAACAAAGCTggtatttttggtaaaaaaattgaagaatctTCAAATTTTGGAAGATACAAACAGACATATACgagaaaaagacaaaaagaagGTGGCCATCTTCAGGGACAAGGAAACTGTAATACAAGTAATAGATGTGATGAGAAGTTACGCCAAGGACCAAGAACGGAAACTGAAAATAATAACTCTCTCAAGGAATTGGATGTTCAACCAAGTGCTATAAGTGAGAATGTTAATGTTTATTCCAGTGTAACACATATAGAAGACTTGTATGATATTGGTTTAGACACTCAAATAGCTGCTGAAGCTATGAATGCCTTAGCCTTTGTGCCCCCTTCTGGCTGCCAGTTCAATGATACTCATCAACCAGAGAATGCATTAGATGGCTCTTTGAGCGACTTGACAGAAAATGAAGCTCTTCTGAAGAATTCTTCAGAGATTCAGAATCCTGGTTTACATTCTATcacaataaaatcaaataagaaaaatccATCTTCCTCTAGATTTAGTAAAATAACTTTTAGCTCTTCTTGCAAGCACACTGACAAGCAGGAGCCAAGTCTTGTATcatggaaaatgaaaaaaatgagaagcaAGCCAAATTCTGAGGGACAGATTGATAATAATACTAGTTTGCCAATATGCAGTAAACATGTATTGCTTGAAGCGGTTTGCTCACTGGGAGAGTCCACAAGTTTGCAACCTGCTGCTGAAGAACCTAAGGATTGGAACAATGAGAGCAGGCAGACAAGAATCAAAGATCAACCAAGTCATCATACAGAGGGGAACAATAATGTTACGGAGAAGGGTATAAAACACAAGAGGAAGGGGAGTGGTTTAGTGGCTGAACCAGTGAAGTTTGGTGTTAGGACAAAGCGTCTTAAATTGCCTACCAATTCATGTACAGTTGCTAGGAAAAGCAGGTTGAATCATCTGGCTCAAGTTAGTCCACAGTTATCTGCAATCAGCAGTTTTTCAAGGCCTGATTCTTGGGTTTATCCAAAAAGATCGAGAGGGAAAAGAAAGGGGGATAATGTGGGAACCAATCTTAATGCACCAACAGTTGTGTGTATtgatggaaaagaaaataatgttttctcCCCTAGAGGTCTAGAGGATCAAGATGATGTGGATAAACCATGTTTTCCTCACACCCATCCACTCTGCAATGCTTCATGTGTAGACAATGCCAGATGCTTGTTGCAGGGGAACTTTGTGCCACCAGGTTCAGCTGGTGATGCAATGAAGGTAGATAACTTGCATGATATGCACCCGTTATTGCTGGCACATGTTGAACTATCATCAAACAAAAGCATCGCACAATCGAGATCAGAAATTCCAGCTACAGTTACTGCAAGCAAAGGCATAAAAGTTTCAAATGCTAACCATACATACACTGAGCATCACAAAAAGCCATGTGAAAAATCCCTGCCAAAGACTTCGGTTTCAGTTTTGAAAGAGCTTATCAGATTAGGAGTTCCTGAGTTCACGTCAGATATGATGTGGAAGCATCTGAGACATCGAAGAGATATGACAGATGTTCAAGTACTGTTTAGCCAACATTTGGATGACAGTATTATCAAGCAGCAAAAAAAG ATCTTGGCACGTCTCAATATATCTGTTGCGTCAAGTTCAATCGAGGCCACACATTTCATAGCAGACAAATTTACACGCACAAAGAATATGTTGGAAACAATGGCTCTTGGGAAATTAGTTGTGAATCACTTATGGCTTGAGAGCTGTGGACAAGCCAACTGTTTTATTGACGAGGAAAATTACATTCTGAGGgatatgaaaaaggaaaagcaaATAGGCTTTAACATGCCTGTTTCTCTTGCTCAAGCAAGACAAAAGCCGCTCCTAAAG GGTAAAAGAGTCTACATCACGCCACATATTAAACCTGATAAGGAAGTTCTTGTAAGTTTGGTCACCGATGTTCATGGCCAG GTAGTTGATGAAAGTGGGGTGTGCGCAGACATGAATGATAATAGCTTAGATGATCTGTTGATTCTTTCTTGTGAAGACGACTATGCAATATGCCACCGTTTCCTTAAGAGAG GAACTGCAGTTTACAGCCCAGAGCTTGTTCTGAATGGAATTGTAATCCAAAAATTGGAACTGGAGAG ACACCAACTCTTCATGAATCAAGATACAAGGAATAACCCAAGAGTGTCTAATCGGTTTGGGAAGATTTACAGAAGGCGTTGA
- the LOC100527606 gene encoding uncharacterized protein LOC100527606 has translation MIVSPRATRTVAFAPPSSVTVSLTHQHASAPSSSSSLILRHNGTRVRSHSQPFPESDDQVEDLRVPDNWLDPTIAFQESEWLRVTLHKWLDDEYCPEETNVEISRVAANSFYNSLLQKQTDLGEILLKMARELESINYKESFHGAFSSANAAIDLIAQRIEQLCQSI, from the exons ATGATTGTGTCTCCCCGGGCCACTCGCACAGTCGCATTCGCACCACCCTCCTCCGTTACCGTATCTCTGACTCACCAACATGCTTCTGctccttcttcctcctcttctctAATTCTACGTCATAATGGTACACGGGTCAGGTCCCATTCTCAACCATTCCCAGAATCCGATGACCAAGTTGAAGACCTTAGGGTCCCTGACAATTGGTTAGACCCAACCATCGCCTTCCAG GAATCAGAGTGGCTTAGGGTTACTTTACATAAATGGTTGGATGATGAGTACTGTCCTGAAGAAACCAATGTGGAAATAAGCAGAGTTGCTGCCAACTCATTCTACAATTCTCTGCTACAGAAGCAAACAGACTTGGGTGAGATTCTGTTGAAGATGGCCCGTGAATTGGAGTCTATTAATTATAAAGAGAGTTTCCATGGGGCATTCTCATCAGCAAATGCTGCTATTGACCTCATTGCTCAACGGATAGAACAGCTCTGCCAgtcaatttga
- the LOC100802387 gene encoding auxin response factor 2: MRKRRDMDSPNTQQGLLPSKKGVKDSLYTELWRACAGSFVYVPREEETVLYFPQGHLEQVAAYTQHQQDGHMEIPVYDLPSKILCKIMHIELKAEAFSDEVYAQVTLVPALKQDNLRLEVEENDQIPSITTTYTFSKILTPSDTSTHGGFSVPKKHADECFPPLDMTQQTPAQEIVAKDLNGFEWHFRHIYRGKPKRHLLTSGWSTFVNAKKLVAGDSCIFVRAESGEIRVGIRRATEHLSNVSQSSSLISGHSMQLGILASASHAVSSGTMFIVYYHPWTNPFEFIVPLRTYLKSTVPDYPIGMRVQMQHEVEESLRRHAGTIIGHEDIDKIRWPGSEWRCLKVQWDAVLDDKMNPERVCPWWIEPLESAKEKKQVPALPTTKKALALNQRSLPGISSFGMHDGQNSAGPSSQTRREDRDLQGQDYSGIHSAQPLQRAPPTDVIHPSKVPIRGSRFGKENPNQLPFPMQGPLHKSLSRSMSLTHEDLSITSSNLSSIGSESLGWPSTESRNENDVPFGQPGSCSTFKLFGVSLIDRSSELPSLQSAAFNKTSSLLSNPPMRVAPGKTCKKCHRVNNRSCTKVLKLGTALGRAVDLARFHGYTELIAELDSMFEFRGSLINESSGWHVTCMDDDGDMMQLGDYPWQDFQGVVQKMIICPKEGTNNIKPSSSANPSSL, encoded by the exons ATGAGAAAGAGGAGAGACATGGACTCTCCAAACACACAACAAGGCCTCCTTCCCTCCAAGAAAG GTGTGAAAGATAGTTTGTACACTGAACTGTGGCGTGCATGTGCTGGGTCATTCGTTTATGTTCCTCGCGAAGAAGAGACGGTTCTCTACTTCCCTCAAGGTCACTTGGAGCAG GTTGCTGCATATACTCAGCATCAGCAAGATGGTCACATGGAAATTCCTGTGTATGATTTGCCTTCTAAGATCTTATGCAAGATTATGCATATTGAATTAAAG GCCGAAGCCTTCTCAGACGAGGTTTATGCTCAAGTTACATTAGTTCCGGCGCTCAAG CAAGATAACCTTCGTTTGGAGGTGGAAGAGAATGATCAGATACCTTCCATAACTACAACCTATACTTTTAGTAAGATACTCACTCCATCAGACACAAGTACACATGGTGGATTCTCTGTTCCGAAGAAACATGCTGATGAATGCTTCCCTCCGCTG GACATGACTCAACAAACACCAGCGCAGGAAATTGTTGCAAAGGACTTGAATGGGTTTGAGTGGCATTTTCGACACATATATCGTG GTAAGCCGAAACGACACTTGCTTACTAGCGGTTGGAGCACATTCGTGAATGCAAAGAAACTTGTTGCTGGAGATTCATGCATTTTCGTTAG AGCGGAATCTGGAGAAATTCGTGTTGGGATTCGTCGGGCAACGGAACATCTCAGCAATGTATCGCAATCTTCATCTCTGATATCGGGTCATAGCATGCAACTTGGAATTTTGGCTAGTGCTTCCCACGCTGTTAGCTCAGGAACCATGTTTATTGTCTATTACCACCCATG GACAAATCCCTTTGAATTTATTGTTCCTTTGCGAACCTATCTGAAGTCAACTGTACCAGACTATCCAATTGGAATGAGGGTACAAATGCAGCATGAAGTTGAAGAATCTTTAAGAAG ACATGCAGGTACGATAATTGGTCATGAAGATATCGACAAGATTAGGTGGCCTGGTTCTGAATGGAGATGTCTCAAG GTGCAATGGGATGCCGTACTAGATGACAAAATGAATCCTGAAAGGGTTTGTCCTTGGTGGATTGAGCCCTTGGAATCTGCCAAGGAGAAGAAGCAAGTTCCTGCTCTCCCCACAACAAAAAAAGCACTTGCACTTAACCAGCGCTCTTTGCCTGGAATAAGTAGCTTTGGCATGCATG ATGGTCAGAATTCAGCTGGGCCTTCATCTCAGACTCGGAGAGAAGATAGAGACTTGCAAGGTCAAGATTACAGCGGCATACATTCTGCACAGCCTTTACAAAGAGCACCACCAACTGATGTTATCCACCCCTCGAAGGTCCCAATCCGTGGCTCGCGGTTTGGGAAGGAGAATCCGAATCAGCTTCCCTTTCCCATGCAAGGTCCTCTTCATAAATCTCTTAGCAGATCAATGTCACTTACACATGAAGACCTGTCAATTACAAGCTCAAATCTAAGCTCCATTGGTTCTGAATCTCTGGGATGGCCTTCAACTGAATCTAGAAATGaaaatgatgttccttttgGGCAGCCTGGCAGTTGCAGTACATTCAAGCTTTTTGGAGTTAGCTTAATTGACCGCTCCTCGGAGCTCCCTTCATTGCAATCTGCTGCTTTCAACAAGACTTCGAGTCTCCTTTCTAATCCTCCAATGCGTGTTGCCCCAGGGAAAACATGTAAGAAGTGTCACCGTGTTAATAATCGGAGCTGCACAAAG GTGCTTAAGTTGGGAACTGCTCTTGGAAGAGCAGTCGACCTTGCACGCTTTCATGGATATACCGAACTCATTGCTGAACTCGACTCCATGTTTGAGTTTCGAGGAAGTTTAATCAATGAAAGCAGTGGATGGCATGTCACATGCATGGATGATGATGGAGACATGATGCAATTAGGAGATTATCCATGGCA GGATTTCCAGGGTGTGGTGCAAAAGATGATCATATGTCCAAAGGAAGGTACTAACAATATCAAGCCAAGCTCCTCAGCAAATCCATCAAGCCTTTAG